DNA sequence from the Oligoflexus sp. genome:
CGTCGTCGAGCACCACTTTTTTCAGGTGGGCAAGACCTTCGGGGAGCTTTTCAATCCAGACCGATGTTCGCATCAGGCGATCGGCCGTGCGGATGTAATAGATCAGAAAGCGATCTATAGCGCGAATCAAAGAGGCATCATCCAAATCTGCGGCCAAAAGATCGGCATGGCGCGGCTTCATCCCACCGTTGCCGCCGACGTAAAGGTTCCAGCCATTTTCGGTGGCAATGACACCAACATCCTTGCTCTGCGCTTCGGCGCATTCCCGCGCACAGCCCGAGACGGCCATTTTTATTTTATGCGGGGAACGAATCCCCTTATAGCGTTCCTCGATGAGGATGGCCATGGCCACACTATCCTGGACTCCATAGCGGCACCAGGTGGACCCCACGCAGGACTTCACGGTGCGCACGGATTTTCCATAGGCATGACCACTTTCAAATCCAGCCGCGATCAATTCCGACCAGATAAGAGGCAGCTGCTCCAGGCGTGCACCGAAAAGATCAATCCTTTGACCTCCGGTGATTTTCGTATAGAGCTGATATTTCTCGGCGATGCGGCCGATCACAAGGAGCTTCGCCGGCGTGATCTCGCCTGCGGGTATGCGCGGCACCACGGAGTATGTGCCGTTTTTCTGGATGTTCGCGAGGAAGCGATCATTCGTATCCTGGAGCGTGGCCACCTCAGGTTTCAGCACATAATCACCCCAAACTGAGGCGAAGATGGACGCCGCCGTGGGCTTGCAGATCTCACAGCCGTGACCGCGGCGTCCGTACCGAGCAAGCAGTTCATCAAAGGTCTGAATACGCGTACTTTTGATCAGCTGATAGAGTTCAGGACGCGAGAAGGCAAAATGCTCGCAGAGGGAGCGATCCACGTCCTCGCCGAGCCTTTCCATTTCGCTATGCAAAATATCTTTGACGAGCGCGAGGCAGGATCCGCAGCCCGTGCCCGCGCGGCAGTTTTTCTGAATGGATTTAAGATCGCGAGCCCCTTCGCCGATGCAGGCTATGATGCGGCCTTTGGCCACATTCTCGCAGCTGCAGATCAGAGTATCCGCCGCATCCATAGGGACAGCGCCGCTCACGAAATGCTGTTCCGGCTGCTCATGCACCGCGGCTTCTCTTTGATAGAGGCTATAGATCGCTCCGTACGGGGACGTATCACCGACCAGGATGGCCCCACGCAAACGTCGTCCGGCCTTATCAAAGACGAGCTTCCTATAGACGCCGCGATCCGCGTCGAAACTGGTCCAAAAGCCTATATTTTGCCCAGAATTAAAGGGATCGCCGATGCTGGCCACCTCGATGCCGAGGACCTTGAGCCGCGTGGACATATCCGCGCCGGCAAATGACTGCCGCTCACCACAGAGCTGCTGGGCGAGCGCTTCCGCCATTTTATAACCGGGCGCGACAAGGCCATAGATCATCTCATTATAAAGCGCGCACTCACCGATCGCAGAGATGGATGAATCATTGGTCCGCAGGTTGGCATCTATGCAAATGCCGCCCCGCGAACCAACCGAAATTCCACTTTCCCGCGCGATCTCGTCCCGTGGACGGATCCCTGCGGAAATCACCACCATATCGGTTTGAAAGACATCTCCGTTTTGCAGCAAAAGCCCCTGAACGCATTCCATGCCGGCAATCGCCTGAATTTTCTGGGCTGTGAGAACGCGGACACCCAAATCTTCAATCGTGGACTTCAAAAGAGCCGCGCCCGTCTCATCGAGCTGCCGCGGCATCAGACGATCGGCCACTTCCATGATCGAGGTTTCGAGCCCAAGGTCATAAAGAGCCTTGGCGGCTTCCAAACCCAAAAGTCCGCCGCCGATGACCAGC
Encoded proteins:
- the nirB gene encoding nitrite reductase large subunit NirB — translated: MEKQKLVLVGLGMVGHRFCERLLELDQTRAWQLTVLGEEEVPAYDRVHLSSLFSGKTAADLELAPASWYRESGIDLRLGHRVVGMDRERKLVITQRGESFPYDHLVLATGSSAFVPPIPGAQTHGVFVYRSLDDLAAIRQYSQRCRKALVIGGGLLGLEAAKALYDLGLETSIMEVADRLMPRQLDETGAALLKSTIEDLGVRVLTAQKIQAIAGMECVQGLLLQNGDVFQTDMVVISAGIRPRDEIARESGISVGSRGGICIDANLRTNDSSISAIGECALYNEMIYGLVAPGYKMAEALAQQLCGERQSFAGADMSTRLKVLGIEVASIGDPFNSGQNIGFWTSFDADRGVYRKLVFDKAGRRLRGAILVGDTSPYGAIYSLYQREAAVHEQPEQHFVSGAVPMDAADTLICSCENVAKGRIIACIGEGARDLKSIQKNCRAGTGCGSCLALVKDILHSEMERLGEDVDRSLCEHFAFSRPELYQLIKSTRIQTFDELLARYGRRGHGCEICKPTAASIFASVWGDYVLKPEVATLQDTNDRFLANIQKNGTYSVVPRIPAGEITPAKLLVIGRIAEKYQLYTKITGGQRIDLFGARLEQLPLIWSELIAAGFESGHAYGKSVRTVKSCVGSTWCRYGVQDSVAMAILIEERYKGIRSPHKIKMAVSGCARECAEAQSKDVGVIATENGWNLYVGGNGGMKPRHADLLAADLDDASLIRAIDRFLIYYIRTADRLMRTSVWIEKLPEGLAHLKKVVLDDAFGIGAEMEAEMESLVQAFQCEWKTTLESPERLKQFRSFVNTSEPDETIQFTRQRGQIAPAGLLN